One Streptococcus sp. DTU_2020_1001019_1_SI_AUS_MUR_006 DNA window includes the following coding sequences:
- the comA gene encoding peptide cleavage/export ABC transporter ComA yields MKFGKRHYRPQVDQMDCGVASLAMIFGYYGSYYSLAYLRELAKTTMDGTTALGLVKVAEEIGFETRAIKADMSLFDLPDVTFPFVAHALKEGKLLHYYVVTGQDKDSIHIADPDPGVKLTKLPRERFAEEWTGVTLFMAPSPDYKPHKDQKNGLLSFIPILVKQRGLIANIVLATLLVTLINIVGSYYLQSIIDTYVPDQMRSTLGIISIGLVIVYILQQILSYAQEYLLLVLGQRLSIDVILSYIKHVFHLPMSFFATRRTGEIVSRFTDANSIIDALASTILSIFLDVSTVLIISVVLFSQNSNLFFMSLLALPIYTVIIFAFMKPFEKMNRDTMEANAVLSSSIIEDINGIETIKSLTSESSRYQKIDKEFVDYLKKSFTYSRAESQQKALKKVAHLLLNVGILWMGAVLVMDGKMSLGQLITYNTLLVYFTNPLENIINLQTKLQTAQVANNRLNEVYLVASEFEEKKTVEDLSFLEGDMDFKQVHYKYGYGRDVLSDINLTIPQGSKVAFVGISGSGKTTLAKMMVNFYDPSQGDISLGGVNLNQIDKKALRQYINYLPQQPYVFNGTILENLLLGAKEGTTQEDILRAVELAEIREDIERMPLNYQTELTSDGAGISGGQRQRIALARALLTDAPVLILDEATSSLDILTEKRIVDNLMALDKTLIFIAHRLTIAERTEKVVVLDQGKIVEEGTHADLLAQGGFYAHLVNS; encoded by the coding sequence ATGAAATTTGGGAAACGGCATTATCGTCCTCAGGTAGACCAGATGGACTGCGGTGTGGCTTCATTAGCCATGATCTTTGGTTATTATGGAAGTTATTATTCTCTGGCTTACTTGCGAGAATTGGCCAAGACGACCATGGATGGGACTACAGCTTTAGGCTTAGTCAAGGTTGCAGAGGAAATTGGTTTTGAGACGCGAGCAATAAAGGCGGACATGAGCTTGTTTGATTTGCCGGATGTAACCTTTCCTTTTGTGGCTCATGCGCTTAAGGAAGGAAAATTGCTCCATTATTATGTGGTGACTGGGCAGGATAAGGACAGCATTCATATTGCCGATCCAGATCCTGGGGTAAAATTGACCAAGCTGCCACGTGAGCGTTTTGCGGAAGAATGGACGGGAGTGACTCTGTTTATGGCACCTAGTCCAGACTATAAGCCTCATAAGGATCAGAAGAATGGCCTGCTATCTTTTATCCCTATATTAGTGAAGCAGCGTGGTTTGATTGCCAATATAGTTTTGGCAACACTCTTGGTCACCTTGATTAACATTGTGGGTTCTTATTATTTGCAATCTATCATTGATACCTATGTTCCAGATCAGATGCGTTCGACGCTGGGGATTATTTCTATTGGGCTGGTCATCGTCTATATTCTCCAGCAGATCTTGTCTTATGCTCAGGAATATCTCTTACTTGTTTTGGGGCAACGCTTGTCGATTGACGTGATTTTATCCTATATCAAGCATGTTTTTCACCTGCCTATGTCCTTTTTTGCGACACGTCGTACAGGGGAAATCGTGTCTCGTTTCACGGATGCTAACAGTATTATCGATGCTCTGGCTTCGACTATTCTGTCAATTTTTTTGGATGTATCTACTGTCTTGATTATTTCAGTAGTTCTATTTTCGCAGAATAGCAATCTTTTTTTCATGAGTTTACTAGCTCTTCCTATCTACACAGTGATTATCTTTGCTTTTATGAAGCCCTTTGAAAAGATGAATCGGGATACCATGGAAGCCAATGCAGTTCTGTCTTCTTCTATCATTGAGGACATCAATGGCATTGAGACCATCAAGTCCTTAACTAGTGAAAGCTCCCGTTATCAAAAGATTGACAAGGAATTTGTGGATTATCTGAAAAAATCCTTTACCTATAGTCGAGCAGAGAGTCAGCAAAAGGCTCTGAAAAAAGTTGCCCATCTCTTGCTCAATGTCGGCATTCTATGGATGGGGGCTGTTCTGGTTATGGATGGCAAGATGAGTTTGGGGCAGTTGATTACCTATAATACCTTGCTGGTTTACTTTACCAATCCTTTGGAAAATATCATCAATCTGCAAACCAAACTTCAGACAGCGCAGGTTGCCAATAACCGTCTGAATGAGGTTTATCTGGTAGCTTCTGAGTTTGAGGAGAAGAAAACAGTTGAGGATTTGAGCTTTCTAGAAGGAGATATGGATTTCAAGCAGGTTCACTACAAATATGGCTATGGTCGAGATGTCTTATCGGATATCAATTTGACTATTCCGCAGGGTTCTAAGGTGGCTTTTGTGGGGATTTCGGGGTCAGGTAAGACGACCTTGGCCAAGATGATGGTTAATTTTTACGACCCAAGTCAGGGAGATATTAGTCTGGGTGGTGTCAATCTCAATCAGATTGATAAAAAAGCTCTGCGCCAGTATATCAACTACCTGCCTCAGCAACCCTATGTTTTCAATGGGACGATTTTGGAGAATCTTCTCCTTGGAGCTAAGGAGGGGACGACCCAGGAGGATATCTTGAGAGCAGTGGAGTTGGCTGAGATTCGGGAGGATATCGAGCGGATGCCACTGAATTACCAGACAGAATTGACTTCGGATGGAGCGGGCATTTCAGGTGGGCAACGTCAGAGAATTGCTTTGGCGCGTGCTCTCTTGACCGATGCGCCTGTCTTGATTTTGGATGAGGCGACCAGCAGTTTGGATATTTTGACCGAGAAGCGAATTGTCGATAATCTCATGGCTTTAGACAAGACCTTGATTTTCATCGCCCACCGCTTGACCATTGCTGAGCGGACAGAGAAGGTTGTCGTTTTGGATCAGGGCAAGATTGTCGAAGAAGGCACACATGCAGATTTGTTGGCTCAGGGTGGCTTTTACGCCCATCTAGTGAATAGTTAG
- the plsX gene encoding phosphate acyltransferase PlsX yields MKKIAVDAMGGDYAPQAIVEGVNQALADFSDIEIQLYGDESKIKQYLTATERVSIIHTDEKIDSDDEPTRAIRKKKNASMVLAAKAVKDGEADAVLSAGNTGALLAAGFFIVGRIKNIDRPGLMSTLPTIDGKGFDMLDLGANAENTAHHLHQYAILGSFYAKNVRGIAKPRVGLLNNGTESSKGDPLRKETYDLLVADESLNFIGNVEARDLMDGVADVVVTDGFTGNAVLKSIEGTAMGIMGLLKNTITGGGLRAKLGALLLKDSLRGLKKQLNYSDVGGAVLFGVKAPVVKTHGSSDAKAVYSTIRQIRTMLETDVVAQTAREFSGE; encoded by the coding sequence ATGAAAAAAATCGCAGTAGATGCAATGGGTGGCGATTATGCACCTCAAGCTATTGTAGAGGGAGTCAATCAAGCTCTTGCTGACTTTTCAGATATTGAGATTCAACTTTACGGAGATGAAAGTAAAATTAAGCAATATCTAACAGCTACAGAGCGCGTTAGTATTATCCATACTGATGAAAAAATCGATTCAGACGATGAGCCTACAAGAGCCATCCGTAAGAAGAAAAATGCCAGTATGGTCTTGGCGGCCAAGGCTGTCAAAGATGGAGAGGCAGATGCTGTTCTTTCTGCAGGAAATACAGGTGCTTTGCTTGCGGCCGGATTTTTCATCGTAGGTCGTATCAAGAATATCGATCGACCTGGGCTTATGTCAACCTTGCCAACTATTGATGGGAAAGGTTTTGATATGCTAGATCTCGGTGCCAATGCAGAAAACACAGCCCATCACCTTCATCAATATGCCATCCTAGGTTCTTTCTACGCTAAAAATGTTCGTGGAATTGCAAAACCACGAGTTGGTTTGCTTAATAACGGGACCGAGAGCAGCAAGGGAGATCCACTCCGCAAGGAAACTTATGACTTGCTAGTAGCTGATGAGAGTTTGAACTTTATCGGTAATGTGGAAGCGCGTGATTTAATGGATGGCGTTGCTGATGTAGTCGTAACAGATGGTTTCACGGGAAACGCTGTGCTCAAATCCATTGAAGGTACAGCCATGGGAATCATGGGCTTACTAAAAAATACCATTACAGGTGGCGGTTTGCGAGCTAAATTAGGTGCTCTTCTTCTTAAGGATAGTCTTAGAGGTTTGAAAAAGCAGCTCAACTATTCTGACGTTGGAGGTGCAGTCTTGTTTGGTGTCAAGGCGCCGGTTGTCAAGACTCATGGATCAAGTGATGCCAAGGCTGTGTACAGTACGATTCGTCAGATTCGTACCATGCTAGAAACAGACGTAGTTGCTCAAACTGCGCGTGAATTTTCAGGAGAATAA
- a CDS encoding bacteriocin immunity protein, protein MKVVQVLQKAWLEFTVCCSSMVYIIVRIVADVNKINLPEWFENFDIPTISLFLMAFILLYRSEEKYDKG, encoded by the coding sequence ATGAAAGTCGTTCAAGTGTTACAAAAAGCTTGGCTAGAGTTTACTGTATGCTGCAGTTCGATGGTTTATATCATTGTTAGAATAGTCGCTGATGTAAACAAAATAAATCTACCTGAATGGTTTGAAAATTTTGACATACCTACAATTTCACTATTCTTGATGGCATTTATTTTACTTTATAGAAGTGAAGAAAAATATGATAAAGGATGA
- a CDS encoding ribose-phosphate diphosphokinase translates to MSFSDLKLFALSSNRELAERVAQEIGIELGKSTVRQFSDGEIQVNIEESIRGKHVFILQSTSSPVNDNLLEILIMVDALKRASAESVNVVMPYYGYARQDRKARAREPITSKLVANMLEVAGVDRLLTIDLHAAQIQGFFDIPVDHLMGAPLIADYFERRGMVGSDYVVVSPDHGGVTRARKLAEFLKTPIAIIDKRRSVDKMNTSEVMNIIGKVEGKTCILIDDMIDTAGTICHAADALAEAGAVEVYASCTHPVLSGPAMDNIQKSAIKKLVVLDTIYLPEERLIDKIEQISIAHLLADAIIRIHEKRPLSPLFSIEKKI, encoded by the coding sequence ATGTCTTTTTCTGATTTAAAGCTGTTTGCCCTTTCTTCAAATAGAGAATTGGCAGAGCGTGTGGCGCAAGAGATTGGGATAGAGTTGGGAAAATCGACCGTACGTCAATTTTCAGATGGAGAAATTCAAGTTAATATCGAAGAATCGATCCGTGGAAAACACGTCTTTATCTTACAATCAACTAGCTCACCTGTAAATGACAATCTGCTAGAAATTTTGATTATGGTAGATGCTTTGAAACGTGCCAGTGCAGAATCTGTCAACGTTGTTATGCCTTACTATGGTTATGCACGTCAGGATAGAAAGGCGAGAGCGCGTGAGCCAATCACTTCAAAACTTGTAGCAAATATGCTTGAAGTAGCTGGAGTGGATCGTTTGTTGACGATTGACTTGCACGCTGCGCAGATTCAGGGATTCTTTGATATTCCTGTCGATCACTTGATGGGTGCTCCTTTGATTGCAGACTATTTTGAGCGTCGTGGCATGGTTGGTTCTGACTATGTGGTTGTCAGCCCAGACCATGGTGGGGTGACTCGTGCTCGTAAATTAGCAGAGTTTTTGAAAACTCCGATTGCTATTATTGACAAACGTCGTAGCGTAGATAAGATGAATACTAGTGAAGTGATGAATATCATTGGTAAGGTAGAAGGTAAGACTTGTATCTTGATTGACGATATGATCGATACAGCTGGAACTATTTGTCATGCGGCAGATGCACTTGCTGAAGCTGGTGCTGTCGAAGTTTACGCAAGCTGTACGCACCCAGTTCTTTCAGGGCCTGCTATGGATAATATCCAAAAATCAGCTATTAAAAAATTAGTTGTTTTGGATACTATCTACCTACCAGAAGAGCGATTGATTGATAAGATTGAGCAAATCTCTATCGCACATCTCTTGGCAGATGCTATCATCCGTATCCACGAAAAACGTCCTCTATCTCCATTATTTAGTATTGAGAAAAAAATCTAA
- a CDS encoding class IIb bacteriocin, lactobin A/cerein 7B family produces the protein MTNFDKMEQNFVALTEEELMEVDGGSVTAVVVGGVLLIGGIAWGYFM, from the coding sequence ATGACAAACTTTGACAAAATGGAACAGAACTTTGTAGCTCTTACAGAAGAAGAGCTAATGGAAGTGGATGGGGGGTCGGTTACCGCCGTAGTTGTAGGAGGTGTCTTACTAATTGGTGGTATTGCTTGGGGCTATTTTATGTAA
- a CDS encoding CoA-binding protein, translating into MTQEFINPSDGVIRQYLATSKTLAVVGLSDREETTSNRVTKEMKARGYKIIPVNPKAAGGEILGEKAYASLAEIPFPVDIVNVYRRSEFLPDVARDFLKADAKIFWAQLGLESLEAEEILRAGGCDDIVMNRCIKREHTRLIIEQ; encoded by the coding sequence ATGACTCAAGAATTTATCAATCCAAGTGATGGCGTGATCCGTCAGTATCTAGCAACTAGTAAAACTCTAGCAGTAGTAGGCTTGTCTGATCGTGAAGAAACAACGAGCAATCGAGTGACAAAGGAAATGAAGGCTCGTGGCTATAAAATCATTCCAGTAAACCCTAAGGCTGCAGGTGGGGAAATCTTGGGAGAAAAGGCTTATGCCAGTCTAGCTGAGATTCCTTTCCCTGTAGATATCGTCAATGTCTATCGTCGTAGTGAATTTCTGCCTGATGTAGCACGTGATTTTCTCAAGGCAGATGCTAAGATTTTCTGGGCGCAACTAGGACTTGAAAGTCTAGAAGCGGAAGAAATCTTGCGTGCTGGAGGTTGCGATGATATCGTGATGAATCGTTGTATTAAGAGAGAACATACACGCTTAATTATTGAACAATAA
- a CDS encoding pyridoxal phosphate-dependent aminotransferase, translating into MDLTKRFNKQLDKIQVSLIRQFDQAISEIPGVLRLTLGEPDFTTPDHVKEAAKRAIDQDQSYYTGMSGLLTLRQAASDFVKEKYQLDYNPENEILVTIGATEALSATLTAILEEGDKVLLPAPAYPGYEPIVNLVGAEIVEIDTTENGFVLTPEMLEKAILEQGDKLKAVILNYPANPTGITYSREQLEDLAAVLRKYEIFVVCDEVYSELTYTGENHVSLGTMLRDQAIIINGLSKSHAMTGWRLGFIFAPANFTAQLIKSHQYLVTAANTMAQHAAVEALTAGKNDAEPMKKEYIQRRDYIIEKMTALGFEIIKPDGAFYIFAKIPAGYNQDSFAFLKDFAQKKAVAFIPGAAFGQYGEGYVRLSYAASMGTIREAMKRLEEYMREA; encoded by the coding sequence ATGGACTTAACCAAGCGATTTAATAAACAATTAGATAAGATTCAAGTTTCCTTGATTCGTCAGTTTGACCAGGCTATTTCAGAGATTCCTGGAGTCCTGCGGTTGACCTTGGGAGAACCAGATTTTACAACGCCAGATCATGTCAAGGAGGCTGCAAAGCGAGCCATCGATCAAGACCAATCCTACTATACAGGGATGAGCGGTTTGTTGACCTTACGCCAAGCAGCTAGTGATTTTGTAAAAGAAAAGTATCAGTTGGACTACAATCCTGAAAATGAAATCTTGGTTACAATTGGTGCGACAGAAGCTTTATCAGCTACTTTGACAGCCATTTTGGAGGAAGGAGACAAGGTTCTCTTGCCAGCTCCTGCCTATCCTGGCTATGAGCCAATAGTTAATCTAGTTGGTGCAGAGATTGTCGAAATTGATACAACTGAAAATGGTTTTGTTTTGACGCCTGAGATGTTGGAAAAGGCAATTTTGGAGCAGGGGGACAAGCTCAAGGCAGTTATTCTCAACTATCCAGCCAACCCTACAGGAATCACTTATAGTCGCGAGCAATTAGAAGACTTGGCAGCTGTTTTACGTAAGTATGAGATTTTCGTAGTCTGTGATGAAGTCTACTCAGAATTGACCTATACAGGGGAAAATCATGTATCGCTGGGTACTATGCTGAGAGATCAGGCCATTATCATCAATGGTCTATCCAAATCCCATGCCATGACAGGTTGGCGTTTAGGTTTTATCTTTGCACCAGCAAACTTTACAGCTCAACTCATCAAGAGTCACCAGTACTTGGTCACTGCCGCAAACACCATGGCTCAACACGCAGCGGTAGAAGCTTTGACAGCTGGTAAGAATGATGCGGAACCTATGAAGAAGGAATATATCCAACGTCGGGACTACATTATCGAGAAGATGACTGCACTTGGTTTTGAGATTATCAAACCAGATGGTGCTTTTTATATCTTTGCTAAGATTCCAGCAGGCTATAATCAAGATTCCTTTGCTTTTCTGAAAGATTTTGCCCAGAAAAAGGCTGTCGCCTTCATCCCTGGTGCTGCCTTTGGACAGTATGGAGAGGGCTATGTTCGCCTATCTTATGCAGCTAGCATGGGAACCATCAGAGAAGCTATGAAACGACTTGAGGAGTACATGAGAGAAGCATGA
- the recO gene encoding DNA repair protein RecO, with protein sequence MIQSITSQGLVLYNRNFREDDKLVKIFTEQAGKRMFFVKHAGQSKLAPVIQPLVLARFLLRINDDGLSYIEDYHEVMTFPGINSDLFTMAYATYVAALADASLQDNQQDAPLFAFLQKTLELMEEGLDYQVLTNIFEIQILTRFGIGLNFNECTFCHRVGQAFDFSFKYGACLCPEHYHEDEKRCHLNPNIPYLLNQFQAIDFDTLETISLKSEIKQDLRKFMDQIYEEYVGIHLKSKKFIDSLADWGQLLKEEDK encoded by the coding sequence ATGATTCAATCTATCACAAGTCAGGGTTTAGTACTTTACAATCGAAATTTTCGAGAGGATGATAAGCTTGTTAAAATCTTTACAGAACAGGCAGGCAAGCGCATGTTTTTTGTGAAACACGCTGGTCAATCAAAACTGGCTCCGGTTATTCAGCCCTTGGTGCTAGCTCGTTTTCTCTTGCGCATCAATGATGATGGACTCAGTTATATTGAGGATTATCATGAGGTGATGACCTTTCCAGGGATCAATAGTGATCTCTTTACCATGGCTTATGCGACCTATGTGGCAGCCTTGGCTGATGCGAGTTTGCAGGATAATCAGCAGGACGCTCCTTTATTTGCTTTTTTGCAGAAGACATTAGAGCTGATGGAAGAGGGCTTAGATTATCAGGTCTTGACTAATATTTTTGAAATTCAGATTTTGACACGGTTTGGGATTGGTCTAAACTTTAATGAGTGTACTTTTTGTCATCGAGTAGGTCAGGCCTTTGACTTTTCTTTCAAATATGGAGCCTGTCTTTGCCCAGAGCATTATCATGAGGATGAGAAACGATGTCATCTAAATCCCAATATTCCTTATCTGCTCAATCAATTTCAAGCCATTGATTTTGATACTCTGGAGACTATTTCGCTCAAGTCAGAAATTAAGCAAGACTTGCGTAAGTTTATGGACCAGATTTACGAAGAGTACGTCGGGATTCACCTAAAATCAAAGAAATTTATTGATTCCCTAGCCGATTGGGGACAATTACTAAAAGAGGAAGACAAATGA
- a CDS encoding TIGR00266 family protein → MKFSMDSHMQFPLVELSLNQGETVYIQRGSMVYHTPNVSLNTQLNASGSGLGRFVKAVGRSMVSGESTFITQAVAESDNGNLALAPDTPGQVIALELGEKQYRLNDGAFLALDGTAFYTMERQSIGKALFGGQGGLFVMTTQGQGTLLANAFGSIKKIELQNQEVTIDNAHVVAWSQSLDYHIHLENGFWQSIGTGEGVVNTFRGTGEVYVQSLNLQSFAGSLNKYIQKES, encoded by the coding sequence ATGAAATTTTCTATGGACAGTCATATGCAATTTCCTTTGGTAGAGTTGTCACTCAATCAAGGAGAAACCGTCTATATCCAGCGAGGTAGTATGGTCTACCACACGCCTAACGTAAGCCTCAATACCCAGCTCAATGCTAGTGGTTCTGGTTTGGGACGTTTTGTCAAAGCTGTAGGACGTTCAATGGTTTCTGGCGAAAGCACCTTCATTACTCAAGCAGTTGCAGAGTCTGACAACGGCAACCTTGCTTTAGCACCAGATACTCCTGGTCAAGTGATTGCTCTCGAGCTAGGAGAAAAGCAATATCGATTGAATGATGGAGCCTTTCTAGCTCTTGATGGTACAGCTTTCTATACAATGGAGCGCCAATCTATTGGGAAAGCTCTTTTCGGGGGTCAAGGTGGTCTTTTCGTGATGACTACTCAAGGTCAGGGAACGCTTTTGGCAAATGCATTTGGTTCGATTAAAAAAATTGAACTCCAAAACCAAGAAGTGACAATTGACAATGCCCATGTGGTGGCTTGGAGTCAATCTTTGGACTATCATATCCACTTAGAAAATGGTTTCTGGCAATCTATTGGTACAGGCGAAGGAGTAGTAAATACCTTCCGAGGTACTGGTGAGGTTTATGTACAAAGTCTCAATCTTCAAAGCTTTGCAGGCTCTCTCAACAAGTATATCCAAAAAGAATCATAA
- a CDS encoding acyl carrier protein → MTDKEIFNRIVTIIQERQGEDFVVTEALSLKDDLDADSVDLMEFVLTIEDEFGIEISDEEIDHLQSVADVLKAIKDKI, encoded by the coding sequence ATGACAGATAAAGAAATTTTTAACCGTATCGTGACCATCATCCAAGAACGTCAAGGAGAAGACTTTGTAGTCACAGAGGCCTTGAGCTTGAAGGATGATTTGGATGCTGATTCGGTAGATTTGATGGAATTCGTACTAACCATTGAGGATGAATTTGGAATTGAAATCAGTGATGAAGAAATCGACCATCTTCAAAGTGTGGCAGATGTATTAAAAGCCATTAAAGATAAAATCTAA
- a CDS encoding YeiH family protein, whose protein sequence is MSFLSKNWAGLLACLIISIISWVLGGFLPVVGAPVFAIFIGMILHPFLTSYKQLDAGLTYSSKKLLQYAVILLGFGLNISQVFAVGKSSLPVILSTISIALIVAYLFQRFFDLDTKLATLIGVGSSICGGSAIAATAPVIHAKEKEVAQSISVIFFFNVLAALIFPTLGTWLHLSNEGFSLFAGTAVNDTSSVTATASAWDSLYHTNTLESATIVKLTRTLAIIPITLFLSYWQSHQRDNNQGVKLKKIFPVFILYFILASLLTTILTSFGVSSSFFAPLKQLSKFLIIMAMSAIGLKTNLIAMIKSSGKSILLGAFCWIAIILTSLGMQTLIGIF, encoded by the coding sequence ATGTCATTTCTATCAAAAAATTGGGCAGGACTGTTAGCCTGTCTGATCATTTCTATCATCTCTTGGGTTTTAGGAGGCTTTCTGCCTGTTGTAGGAGCTCCTGTTTTTGCCATCTTTATTGGCATGATTCTCCACCCATTTCTCACTTCCTATAAACAACTAGATGCTGGTTTGACTTACAGCTCCAAGAAATTGCTTCAGTATGCTGTTATCTTGCTTGGGTTTGGACTCAATATCTCTCAAGTTTTTGCAGTAGGAAAATCTTCCCTTCCTGTCATTCTATCTACCATTTCTATAGCCTTGATTGTAGCTTATCTTTTCCAACGCTTTTTTGATTTAGATACAAAACTAGCTACCTTGATCGGTGTTGGTTCCTCTATCTGTGGAGGTTCTGCCATTGCAGCGACAGCTCCCGTCATCCATGCCAAGGAAAAAGAAGTCGCCCAATCCATCTCTGTTATCTTTTTCTTCAATGTCTTAGCAGCGCTTATTTTCCCAACCCTAGGAACCTGGCTTCACCTATCAAATGAGGGCTTCTCCCTCTTTGCAGGTACTGCGGTCAATGATACTTCCTCTGTAACAGCCACTGCCAGCGCCTGGGATAGTCTTTACCACACAAACACTCTTGAGTCTGCTACTATCGTCAAATTGACCCGTACCCTAGCTATTATCCCTATCACTCTCTTCCTCTCTTACTGGCAAAGTCATCAACGAGACAACAACCAAGGAGTAAAACTTAAAAAAATCTTCCCTGTTTTCATTCTCTACTTCATCCTAGCTTCCCTGCTAACCACCATCCTTACTTCCTTCGGTGTCAGCAGTAGCTTCTTTGCACCTCTCAAACAACTATCTAAATTCCTCATCATCATGGCCATGAGCGCTATCGGTCTCAAAACCAATCTCATTGCTATGATTAAGTCCAGCGGTAAATCCATTCTTCTTGGTGCCTTCTGCTGGATTGCCATCATCCTGACTAGCCTGGGTATGCAAACACTCATCGGTATTTTCTAA
- a CDS encoding carbonic anhydrase: MSYFEQFMQANQAYVALHGQLNLPIKPKTRVAIVTCMDSRLHVAQALGLALGDAHILRNAGGRVTDDMIRSLVISQQQMGTREIVVLHHTDCGAQTFQNEEFQEHLKTELGVDVSGQDFLPFQDVEESVREDMKLLRECPLIPDDVVISGAVYDVDTGSMREIY; encoded by the coding sequence ATGTCGTATTTTGAACAGTTTATGCAAGCCAACCAGGCTTATGTTGCCCTGCATGGGCAGTTAAATCTGCCAATCAAGCCGAAAACAAGAGTAGCCATTGTGACTTGTATGGACTCACGTCTGCACGTTGCACAAGCTTTGGGGCTAGCACTTGGAGATGCTCACATTTTACGGAATGCGGGCGGTCGAGTGACAGATGATATGATTCGCTCACTCGTGATTTCCCAGCAACAAATGGGAACAAGAGAGATTGTGGTTCTTCATCATACAGACTGTGGTGCTCAGACATTTCAAAACGAAGAGTTTCAAGAACATTTAAAAACAGAATTAGGGGTTGATGTCTCGGGTCAAGATTTTCTCCCTTTTCAAGATGTTGAGGAGAGTGTTCGTGAGGATATGAAATTACTTCGAGAATGCCCATTGATTCCAGATGATGTGGTTATTTCAGGGGCTGTTTATGACGTGGATACAGGCAGTATGAGAGAGATATACTAA
- a CDS encoding class IIb bacteriocin, lactobin A/cerein 7B family produces MNLNKWTELTEEELMNTEGGSITIATVGAGLAIFLGGRLIGQDLKRKFG; encoded by the coding sequence ATGAATTTAAATAAATGGACAGAATTGACAGAAGAAGAATTGATGAATACAGAAGGTGGATCAATTACCATAGCCACGGTTGGTGCAGGATTGGCAATTTTCCTTGGTGGTCGATTAATTGGTCAAGATTTAAAACGTAAATTTGGATAG